A stretch of Sphingorhabdus sp. YGSMI21 DNA encodes these proteins:
- a CDS encoding LysR substrate-binding domain-containing protein, which yields MRRLPPTGALEAFLATARSGTLRAAAADLNLSPSALSRRIQNLETYVGQPLFERRHHEFQLTPTGKRLLIGTEPVFEKLGLLLEELREEKQYKITVGVPPSFATAWLMPRIQQFREKHPEVELTLDSSGSPMAKLGMSLDAIILFANKNDHQIEMHELRPQRAFAITAPSLVDTRTGLKRALKEQPLLIHRALPEILPNWLKAVGLDALPSSKIEYYDNGPLLVSAAQHGLGMALVLEDMVNFKSGTSGLVRPFGESAETPYSYFLAVKNASGSRRAIRWFSQWLLNEVASDPRNLMQSSEFA from the coding sequence ATGCGCAGGCTTCCCCCAACCGGTGCCCTTGAAGCTTTTCTGGCCACAGCACGAAGCGGCACGCTACGCGCAGCCGCAGCTGATCTGAATCTGTCCCCATCGGCGTTGAGCCGGCGCATCCAGAATTTGGAAACCTATGTCGGCCAGCCTCTTTTCGAGCGGCGACACCATGAATTCCAGCTCACCCCGACCGGGAAGCGCCTGCTGATCGGTACCGAGCCTGTGTTCGAGAAGCTCGGGCTGCTTCTGGAAGAATTGCGTGAGGAAAAACAATATAAGATCACCGTGGGCGTTCCCCCGTCCTTTGCAACAGCCTGGCTGATGCCGCGTATACAGCAATTCAGGGAAAAACATCCCGAAGTCGAACTGACCCTGGACAGTTCCGGTTCGCCGATGGCGAAACTGGGCATGAGTCTTGATGCCATCATCCTGTTCGCCAACAAGAATGACCATCAGATCGAAATGCACGAACTGCGTCCGCAGCGCGCCTTTGCGATCACCGCACCAAGTCTGGTTGACACGCGCACCGGGCTGAAGCGTGCCTTGAAAGAGCAGCCGCTTCTGATCCACCGCGCCTTACCGGAAATATTGCCCAACTGGCTGAAGGCTGTCGGTTTGGACGCGCTGCCTTCCAGCAAGATCGAATATTATGACAATGGTCCATTACTGGTTTCGGCAGCACAACACGGCTTGGGAATGGCGCTGGTGCTCGAAGATATGGTCAATTTCAAATCCGGAACATCCGGACTGGTTCGCCCCTTTGGCGAAAGCGCCGAGACTCCTTACAGCTATTTTCTTGCGGTCAAAAATGCGTCCGGCAGCAGACGTGCGATCCGCTGGTTCAGCCAGTGGCTTCTCAACGAGGTCGCGAGCGATCCGCGAAACCTGATGCAGTCGTCAGAATTCGCCTGA